The Clostridiales bacterium FE2011 sequence AATTTGTCCTGCTTTGACGGCCTGCTCATCCAGAGCAACCAGATTGTCCTGCGTTCCGCCCGTGAATCTCTCGAAAAACAAATAGAAGAAAGCGGCATCCCTGCAGTTGCCATCGGACAGGAGCTGAAGGGGTGTTCCCTTGTTTTCTTTGACAATATCCAGGCACAGTATGATATGACCGAGCATGTCATCCGTGAACACGGTGCCCGCCGCCTGGTCTACCTGACCGGCAACCTCCACTGCGGTTCCGAGGGGCCGGACCGTCTGAGCGGTTTCATGGCCGCCTGCCGGGATAACGGCATTCCGAAGGAACAGATCGAAATTGTCGAATGTACCTGGCGTCCCAGCGATGCCGTGGACCTGGCAAAACGCTGGATCCGTGAAAAGCATCCCCTGCCGGATGCCTTCATCTGTGCAAACGATGAAATGGCCCTCGGCCTGATGGAAACGCTGCAGGAAAACGGTCTCCGGATTCCCAGGGACGTACTGGTCTGCGGTTTTGACAACCTTCCCTCCGCGGAGCTCTCCAGTCCCCGCCTTTCCACCGTCCATACGGACCACAGCAAGCTGGACTATTTTGCGGCGGACGTGCTGCTCGGCATGATCCGGGGAGCGGAAACCCGTACCCGCATTTCCTTCGGGTATGACCTGATCTGTTCCGAATCCTGCGGCTGTCATAACGCGCCGCGCCGGGGCGTTATCCGGGATCTCTATTTCCAGCAGACCCGTTTCCTCCGTTCCTTCTATATCAAGCAGGACCTGATGGCTGAAGAGCTGTTCGAAGCCCAGGATCTGCAGGACCTCATGCGCATTTTCAACAGAAGCCATGCCATTTTCGGCTGTGACAATGTGTACCTGTGCATCAACGAATATTACTTCGACAATTATGATAAAAACATGTGGCCGCGTTATGCGGAGCATTTTGATTCCACCATGGTACTGTTTGACAGCAGCGCGGATAACGAAATCGTCCGCTTCCCTACCAGCAGCCTCCTGCCGGAGCACCTGATGGAGAACGAACCCTTCCTGATCTTCTATCCGCTGCACTACAACACCTATTCCATCGGCTATATCGTCATGAACGGCATCTGTGGCGCGGCGAAACATAACCTGCACGAAAGCATCCTGAACTTTCTGGAAATTGCCATTGAAAACGTGCGGAAAAAGAGCCTGCTTCACAACCTGAATGATACCCTGGATGAGCTGTATGTCCATGACGCGCTCACCGGCCTTTACAACCGTTTCGGCCTGTCCCGCTTCGGACAGCAGCGTTATGATGACCTGATCGCTTCCGAAGGCTCCGTCCAGGTGCTCTTCATTGATATGAATGATATGAAGGCCATCAACGACCGTTTCGGTCATGAATCCGGCGATGCCGCGCTGAAAGCCTCCGCCCGGATCCTCCAGCGGATTTGTTCCGAAAACGCCTTCATTATGCGTTATGGCGGCGATGAGTTCATCATCATCGACAGCGGCTGCAATCCCTCCCTTTGCGAGGAAATTGACGCCGCCGCGGATGAATACAACCGCACCTCCGGCATTCCCTTTGTCCTGAGTCTTTCCATCGGCGTCGTCCGCACCACCAAAGAGGAACGCAAACCCCTGGATGAATGCATCCGGGGTGCGGATTCCCTGATGTACCGGAACAAGCAAAAGAAAAAAGCTGCCCGCAAAGCGGAGCAGCCGTTCCCGGATCATCCGGAATAAATATCTCTTTTCGCGTCAGTCCTTCCGGATGGACGTGTCTCCCTGGTCGCAGCGGTAGTATACCTTATACTTTTCCAGTGTCACTCCATCTTTTGCAAAAAGCTCATCAATGGTGAGCGGCATATAGCCTTCTTCCTCCAGGTATCGTACGATCTGTCGTGTCGATTCCGGAGTATTGTTTTTTATATCATGGCAGAGGATGATGTCCCCGTCATGCAGTTTTTTCTTCACCTTGTTCAGCACAGCCGAGGTGCTCAGTCCGCGCCAGTCATAGGTGTCCAGGCTCCACTGGATATAGGCCCAGCCCACCTTCACCTCAACCATCCTCGGATAACGCCCGCCCGGCACCCGGTCATAGCGCACCGGAATACCGATGGATTTAATCATTGCGGTATTGACTTTTTGCGGCATGGCGCGCAAGGCCGATCCGGAGGATTTGGTTACATTTCCGTGATGCCAGTTGTGCGCGCCGATCGCGTTGCCGTTGTCATGCTCCCGCTGAACCAGCCAGCGGTTCTCCTTGATCCGGTTTCCGATTACGAAAAAGGTTCCCCGCGCACCGGTTTCCATCAGTGCGTCCAGTACGCCGGGCGTATTCTTGGCGCTGGGGCCGTCGTCAAAAGTCAGCGCGCAGGTTTTATAATAGGCTTCATTGTTGGTTTCAGTTCTGCCCGTCTCGGTCATCATGTCCCGGATTTCCGGGTAGAACAGTGTCACGTCCATCAGGGTGAAATGATCCGGATACAGGATCTCTGCCGGGTAATGCAGCACCAGGGACATTCCGTGAAGGGTAAAGTCCGCTTCTTCCAGGGCTTCCTGTTCGCAAAGGCGGTTCAGGGCTGCCTCATCCGGTTCCTCGTCCGGCCAGTAGTCCGTCAGGGCCTGCCGGACCTTTTCTCCCAGCATAGTCCAGATCTCGTCCGTATCATCAAAAATATCCGTCAGCCGGATCTGTTCCCCGGTCTCCATATTATAGGTCCGGGTGGTAAACTTCTGGGCTTTCAGCTGCTGATGATAAGTGGTTCTCGCCTGCACCAGGAAGCTCATCCAGTGGAGGCCTGTCCGGCTGTACCGGATTTCCACATCCAGCCGGCTGTTTTTCTTGCCGTTGTTTCCGGCCTTCGGCAGGTCAGGACTCAGCTCATCCGCCCAGGCCGAAGCAATGCCGTTGATTTCCTCGGTCACCGCAGGATGCGCCGTTTCCACGTGCCACAGTTTGACCTGTGACTTGTTTTTCTGCGTGGTGAGCTCAGCCTTATTCGTTACCTTGTGGCATTCCTGCAGGGTTTCCGACAGGGCGGAGCCGGCTGTACCTGCAAGCAGGCAGATCACTGCCAGCATAGCAAGCACAGCTCTCATTGTTTGTTTCATCATATTCCTTCCCATATTCCTGTATGCTTATTCCGCGGTTTCAGAGGCTTCTGCCTGAGCCGTTTCTCCGCTCTTCTCCAGGTATTCCGTACGCCACGGTTCAGGCATGTTTTCCGGATCAGAATCCGCAAACGGTTCATAAACCTTGGAGTGGAAGATCCGCTGAATGACTTCCTGGTGCGGATGCCGTACCCATCCCTTGGACCGGGATGTCCCCCGTGCCTCAATCTGGCAGTCCGGCAGCGCTTCCTGCAGCATTTTGACCGTTTCCATATCCGGAGATTCCAGGTCGTTCTTGATATTCCGGTAAATCCACAGTCGCTTCAGGCTCTTCATTTCCGTCAGCGGCGTCAGATCCTCCACATAATTCTGCACCAGGTCCAGGTCCATCAGGTATTTCAGGTCCTTCAGGCAGGAAATGTCCGTAATCTTGTTGTGGAAGATTTCCAGGTATTCCAGGTGTTTCAGGCTTGCGATGGGCGTAATGTCCGTCAGGTCGCACAATGCAACAATCAGCACCCTGAGTTCCGGCAGTTCATACAGGAAATCCAGCCTCTTCACCGGCTGATGTCCGATATCCAGCGCGTACAGGTTGGTGCACCAGGTCATCATCGCGATTTCATCATAGTTATATTTCCTGGCACCTTCTGCCCACAGCGTGGAAAAAGCGGTATCATCCGTCCGTACCCTGTGAGCGCCGTACCTGAATGAAACACCAAATTCAACATCCGGGAAAAGTTCATTCAGTTTATTATACACCTGCAGGTTCACAATCACATTATACATGTCAACCTTTTTCAGGTTTGGCAGTTGCAGCAGGAAGTCATAGAGTTTATCCCACTGGAGCACCTTGCGGTCACCCAGGTCCACATACTCTGTATTCTTGTCTACAGTGATATCCCTGTAAGTAACTTTTTCTGTCTCCTCAGCCAAAGCCTGGGGAATCAGCATCAGGAGCACAAGAAGAAGCAACGCTATTCTTTTTAATACCATCCTGCCGTTCCAACCTTTCCCGTATGATTTCCTATTATAGTAAAATCACCATACGTGTGCAAGATTCCCATGTAATCGTATACATGGCCAAAATAGCATCAGAAAAAACCAGATTCTCACTTCTCATAACAAAAAAATGATAGTATAATAATTCTGTTCGAGTTTTCCTGATCGCATGAGGGAGGATCGTCATGACAGATTTTGTCAGTACCTGGAACAAAGACTCATTTCTGACTTATCCCGTTGGTCCTCTGGGGCTGATCGCCATGCCCGGTACCGAAGAGATCGGCATTAAAGTGAACAGCTGGCTGAAAAAGTGGCAGGATCATACCGAAGAATCTATGCCCGGCGACATGAGCACCACCCCCGGTGCGGAACGGCAGGACTTCCTGATTGATGTCAACTGTCCCCGCTTCGGCAATGGTGAAGCCAAGGGCATGATCAAAGAGAGCATCCGCGGTTACGATATGTACATTCTCTGTGACCCCGGTGCCTACAATGTCGAATATGAGATGTTCGGCCGCCGCGTTCCCATGAGTCCGGACGAGCATTTCGCCAACCTGAAGCGGATCATCGCCGCCATGGGCGGCAAGGCCAAGCGTGTCACGGTCATCATGCCTATGCTGTATGAAGGCCGGCAGCACCGCCGTTCAGCCCGTGAGAGTCTGGACTGTGCCATGGCCCTTCAGGAACTGGAGAACATGGGTGTCAGCAACATCATCACCTTTGACGCGCATGATCCCCGGGTTCAGAACGCCATCCCCACCACCGGTTTTGAGAGCATCATGCCCAGCTATCAGATCTTCAAGGCCCTGCTCAAGCGGGACAAGACCCTGCGGATCGATAAGGAACACATGATGATCGTCTCCCCGGATGAAGGCGCCATCGACCGCAACATCTTCTATGCCTCCGTTCTGGGGCTGGATATGGGTCTTTTCTACAAGCGTCGTGATTACACCCGCATCGTGAACGGCCGCAACCCCATTGTCGCTCATGAATACCTGGGTGACAGCGTGGAAGGCAAAGACGTCTTCGTCGCGGACGATATGCTGTCCAGCGGCGAAAGCATCATCGACCTGGCGAAAGAGCTGAAAAAGCGCAAGGCCAACCGCATCTTCGCGGGCTGTACCTTTGCCCTCTTCACCAACGGTATTGATGCCTTTGAAGAAGCCTATCGCAACGGTTTCATCGATCGGGTCATTTCCACCAACCTGACCTACCGCAAGCCCGAGCTGGCGGAAACCGAGTGGTTTATTGAAGCTGATATGAGCAAATATATCTCCTTCATCATCGCCACCCTGAACCACGACCGCAGCCTCAGCAAGCTCCTGAATCCCTACGACCGGATTCACGCCCTGCTCAAGCGTTACAATAATGAGCAGATGGCCGCGGGCATGCGCCTTGTATAATTGATTGAATAACATAAAAACCCGGCTCCGGAATCTTCCGGAGCCGGGTTCTGTTTTTGATGGTTACTGGGCGATTTCGTCCACAACTGCCAGTTTGACTGTCAGGTCGATATAGTCGCCTTCGGTGGAAATCCGTCCGTCTTCAGACACATTTTCAGGCCGCCAGACTCTCACGGCAACCTCGTCGCCTTCCTTCAGCTGGGAGATGATCTCAATTTCTTCAGTCACGGTAGTAATCACCTGGCCATTCACTTCGACCATGATATCGCCCATCTTCAGGCCTGCGGCTTCTGCCGGGCTGCCTTCGTCCACGCTGACCACATAAGCGCCTCTCGGCAGCTGGCCGTTGGTATCCTTCACTGTGCTGACGGTCACACCCATCCGGGGCTTACCGGTCAGTCCGCCGGTAGTGCCTTCGCTGTCTGTTGCGGCCTGCTGGCCTTCTTCCACGTTGCCCTTGCCGGTCAGTGCCGCTTCAATCACATCCTTGGCCTCATTGATCGGGATGCACATACCGATACTTTCAACAGAGGCATTGGAGCTGTAGCGGGTGCCGGTATACTTCAGGGTCGGAATACCAACCAGTTGTCCGGCAGTGTTGAACATACCGCCGCCGCTGTTACCGCTGTTGATGGCAGCGTCCGTCTGGATCATGCTGTTCACAACAGGGGTGTTCTTGCCGTATTTGTCAGGCTTGCTGTTGTCGGATTCGATCTCCCGGTTCAGGCCGGAGACGATACCCGCTGTGGCGGTACCGGTAAATCCGATGGGGTTGCCGATATTGACTACCCAGTCGCCGATCACCAGTTCATCGCTGTCACCCAGTTCAACCGGTTCCAGCGGCAGTCCGGGCACCTTCAGCACAGCCACATCCTTGTCGGAATCGCTGGCCACCACGGTCGCGTCGTACAGGTTCTTATCATCATCGCCGATGGAAATCTTCAGGCTGTGGGCACCTTCCACCACATGGTAGTTGGTCAGCACATATTCCTTTTCGATGACCACGCCGGAGCCGCTGCCGTACTTGATTTCCTCAGAGGAATCAGGCTGGTTGTATCCGTAGCCGTTTCCATAGCCGTTGCCATAGCCGTTCCCGTATCCTCCGCCGAAATAGCTCCAGGGGAAGTATCCGCCGAAGTTGTCATATCCGCCGTAATTGTTGTTGACAATCTGATAGTTGTTAACGCCGACCACGCTGTCCCGTACCTTGGCAATTGCCTCCGTAAAGGGAGAAGTCAGCACAACCTTTTCTTCCGCATTGGCGGAAGGCTGTGAAGCACCGATCACAGTACCCGCAAATACACAAACAAGCGCCAGGGCGATCACGCCCAGGACCTTCTTATTCATAATCTTTCTCATCTCAAAAACCTCCTTTCCGGTTTTCGGCTATATTCTATCCCCCCTTTTTGTCCGGAATATGAACGCAATATGAACTTATTCATTTTTCTCTTCAACCAAATAAAAGCCAAAAAACCACAAACCCGATTCTCTAGCTAAAGCACTATATTATTATTCATTTTTAAGTCTTAAGTTTTAAGTATTCATTAAAACGGACTGGGATCATATCCCAGTCCGTTTCTATCATCCAAGACCCTTTTCAGCCAAGCCAATATTATACATAAACTCTCCCGCCCAGTAGATCGTCCCGGCTATATATTCCACCTGTGCTCCTTCAAAGAAGAAGCGCACCCGTTTCGTTCCGGTATTTTTGCACAGCGTATTCACCATACTGTAGCAGGCCAGGGCTTCTTTTTCCTCTCCCTGTTCCAGGATCGCCGTCCGGAAGTTTTCGCTCAGGTTCACCAGCAGCGTGTCACCCTCTGCGGATATTCCCAGGATATCGTCTTCCCGGACTGTTCCGGGCAGGGTCTCTTTGATTCCTTCTTCCCGTTCCGATGCGTCAGGTCCTTCCATCAGGGCACACAGCTGCGTCCGGAGGCTGTCCACAGACCGGGGAGCCACAGGTCGTTCACATTCACAAAGGATCCCGTTCCGGGCAAAATACACCGTTACGCTGCTTGTCAGGAACTGTTCCACCGCGCTGCGCTTCACCATACCGCTCAATGCGATGACCGGATCAAACCGATTTGTTTTCAGTTCCGTTTTCGCCTTGTCGCCGATCCGGATACAGACTGCGGAAATGTCAGGAATGAAAGTTGTCAGGGTATAAGTCAGCGCCGCCGCGCAGCAGGCCAGGTCCGTTTTGGCCGCCTCCAGCACAGACTCTGCGTCTTCCCGCAGGCTCAGTGTCAGGAGCCGTCCGCCGTCCGGCAGGTCGCTCGTCACAGGATCATGCAGCAGCAGTTCCGTCAGTTTCGGGAAAATCTGTCCTCCCGACAAGGCCCGCCGTTCGGAGCTGATTTCATCCATCAGTTTGGTTGTCAGCTGTGCGGGAGTCTGCCCAGCGAAATTGACCATACGGATCGTGCAGGCAATGCCCCGGCCGTCCGGCAGCGGATAATACAGCGTTGCCAGTGCGTTCAGGGGATTTTTACCGGGATCCTTGTCCGTGGGCGTCATCGGGGTCTTTTTCGCTTCCATCTGTTCCCACAGTACCGGAAGCGATTCCCCCGCATGCCCCATCAGGGTGCCCATGGGCAGGTAGCCGGGCGTATCCAGCGGAAGGCTTTCATCCTCCACCAGGATGTTCACCCCGTTAATATCATTCAGTTCGCACAGGGTCGTGGAAATCGCCAGGCAGTGTTTGTAATACTCGCTCAGCTTCAGCTGTTTCGCTGCGCGGGTCAGGTTCACCGTGCATATGCCGCCGCTGATTTCAATGGGATGTGTGCCGTACAGCTCCAGCGGTTTGCTTCCGCCCAGGGGCTTCGCGTCCGTGTCACCCTCATAGCTGAGTAGCTGCTGCATCAGCTTTTCCACGGCATCATTCAGGTTCTCCGCGTCTATCGTCACTTCCCGGGAAACAAGGCGAAGCCCGTCCCTGGCCGGAAGGTAAATCTGGTATTTCAGGTTCTCCATCACAATCCCGTCGCCGTCCGGCGCTGTATAGCGTGCCGCTGCCGGTGGAAGGGTTGAAGCCGGAGTCTGGTAATCCTCGATTTTCCTTCCCGCGCATCCGTCCAGGAGCAGCAGGAGACAGAGCGCCAGCAAAAGGCTTAATCCTTTTTTCATCATGACTCCGCTCCTTCCTGCGGGAATGTCACTGTAAATTCAGAGCCCTTCCCCGGATTGCTCTCAACGGTAATGGTGCCGTCATGCATCCTGACCATCTGTTTTACAATGCTCAGGCCCAGGCCCGTTCCGCCGGTCTCCCGGCCCCTGGCCTTATCCACCCGGTAGAAGCGTTCAAAGATATGCTCCAGGTCTTCTTCCGGAATACCGATACCGTTATCCTTCACCCGCCAGACGATGTTGCCGTCTTCCTCCCGCAGGGATACGGATATCCGCCCCTCTTCCGGAGTATATTTGATCGCGTTGTCCATCAGGTTGTAAAGGATCTGGCTCAGTTTGCTCTTGTCTCCGTAGAGGAACAGCTCTTCCTGCACGTCGCCGGTCAGCGTCTGGTTGTTCTTTTCCGCGGCCGGGGTCAGCTGATGAATGGTCTCCTTGGTCAGCTCGGTCATGTTCACAATGCCGCGCTTCATTTCCTCGCCGTTATCCATACGGGTCAGCACCAGCAGATCCGTCACAATGCCGGTCAGGCGGTCAATCTCATGGTTCATATCCTTCATGAAGTCCGCCCGAACCTCTGCAGGCATATCCGGCTCGTAAATCATGGACTCCAGCAGGATCTTCATGGTTGCCAGAGGCGTTTTCAGTTCGTGGCTGGCATTTGACACAAACTGGTTTCTGGTCTTGTCCAGGCTTTCCAGCTGTGATGCCATGGTGTTGTAGTTTTCAGCCAGTTCCCTCAGCTCGCCGCTGCCCCGTACCGGCACACGCACGCTCAGGTCGCCTTTTCCCATCTTCCTCATGGTCCGGCTCACGGCGGTGATCGGGTTTGTCAGCAGGCGGCTCAGCAGCAGCGCAAATGCCAGCGCAGCCACTGCAATCACGGCAAACACACGCAGCAGCTGCATTTCCACCCGCTCTATGGAATCCACCAGGCTCTGGATCTTGCTCACGAACATTGCGGCGCCGATCCTGCCCTTATAACCGTTCATCTCATAGGTGCTGTATGCCACATATTCGGCGGATTCCCCGCTCATGGCTTCCACCACCGATTTCCCCGGGGTATGGATTCCGTAATCCTTGACCGTTTCCCCTCTCAGGACGCGGATCACCTCATCCACCTGGGTCCGTTGTCCACACAGGCTCTGGAAGGTGTCATACTGGATTTTTCCGTCATTGTCAATCAGGATCAGGCGGCCGTCCATTGTCTCCGCTTCTTCCTCCAGCAGGTCATTCAGTTCGTTTGAGGAGACAGACTGAAAAAGAGGAGCCGCCTTCTGGGCAAGCTTCCCGGTCTTTGCAATATCATCGCGTTTGCGCTGTTCAAACAGATAGTCCTTGACCATGCCGTTCAGGCTTGTCGCGGCCACAAAAAAAGAAAGACCCACAATGAGAAAAAAGGCCAGCAGGATTTTCCACCTGATGCTGGCCAAGAATGCGAGTTTAGTCCTGATCCGTGAAATAGTAACCAACTCCCCATTTGGTAAAGATGAATTCAGGCTTTGATGTATCCCGTTCAATCTTTTCCCTCAGACGGCGGATATGTACATCCACCGTACGGGCGTCGCCGGCATAATCATATTTCCATACGGTTTCAAGCATCTGTTCTCTGCTGAAAACAGTGCCCCGGTTCGTTACGAACATCTGCAGCAGATCAAATTCCTTTGCGGTCAGCTTAATGTCCTTGCCGCCGAGGGTCACGCTGCGCTTGATCAGGTTCACTTCCATATCGTGAACACGGATCACCCGGTGTTCCTGCTGCTGAACACTTCCGGAAACACGACGAAGAATCGTCTTGATGCGCGCCTTCACCTCAAGGATATTGAAAGGCTTGGTCATATAATCATCCGCGCCGTACTCAAGACCGAGGATCTTATCCATATCCTCGCCCTTTGCGGTCAGCATGATGATCGGGATATCGCTCCGTTCACGAATCCTCTGGCAGACAGCAATACCGTCCAGCTTCGGAAGCATCACGTCCAGAAGGATCAGATCAAAAGAACCCGTCTCAAACTTGGACAAGGCCTCTTCTCCGTCCATGGCACTGTCTGTCTCGTAACCTTCCTGTTCCAGCGTATATTTCAGGCCCTTCAGGATCAGAGGTTCGTCGTCC is a genomic window containing:
- a CDS encoding GGDEF domain-containing protein, translated to MAADQKKKFRIAFLTADWNYELVESTLHGLTQYTVDHPDVQIRVFDCFGKDQGNDKDRSEYTIFQLPNLSCFDGLLIQSNQIVLRSARESLEKQIEESGIPAVAIGQELKGCSLVFFDNIQAQYDMTEHVIREHGARRLVYLTGNLHCGSEGPDRLSGFMAACRDNGIPKEQIEIVECTWRPSDAVDLAKRWIREKHPLPDAFICANDEMALGLMETLQENGLRIPRDVLVCGFDNLPSAELSSPRLSTVHTDHSKLDYFAADVLLGMIRGAETRTRISFGYDLICSESCGCHNAPRRGVIRDLYFQQTRFLRSFYIKQDLMAEELFEAQDLQDLMRIFNRSHAIFGCDNVYLCINEYYFDNYDKNMWPRYAEHFDSTMVLFDSSADNEIVRFPTSSLLPEHLMENEPFLIFYPLHYNTYSIGYIVMNGICGAAKHNLHESILNFLEIAIENVRKKSLLHNLNDTLDELYVHDALTGLYNRFGLSRFGQQRYDDLIASEGSVQVLFIDMNDMKAINDRFGHESGDAALKASARILQRICSENAFIMRYGGDEFIIIDSGCNPSLCEEIDAAADEYNRTSGIPFVLSLSIGVVRTTKEERKPLDECIRGADSLMYRNKQKKKAARKAEQPFPDHPE
- a CDS encoding polysaccharide deacetylase family protein, with protein sequence MRAVLAMLAVICLLAGTAGSALSETLQECHKVTNKAELTTQKNKSQVKLWHVETAHPAVTEEINGIASAWADELSPDLPKAGNNGKKNSRLDVEIRYSRTGLHWMSFLVQARTTYHQQLKAQKFTTRTYNMETGEQIRLTDIFDDTDEIWTMLGEKVRQALTDYWPDEEPDEAALNRLCEQEALEEADFTLHGMSLVLHYPAEILYPDHFTLMDVTLFYPEIRDMMTETGRTETNNEAYYKTCALTFDDGPSAKNTPGVLDALMETGARGTFFVIGNRIKENRWLVQREHDNGNAIGAHNWHHGNVTKSSGSALRAMPQKVNTAMIKSIGIPVRYDRVPGGRYPRMVEVKVGWAYIQWSLDTYDWRGLSTSAVLNKVKKKLHDGDIILCHDIKNNTPESTRQIVRYLEEEGYMPLTIDELFAKDGVTLEKYKVYYRCDQGDTSIRKD
- a CDS encoding ribose-phosphate pyrophosphokinase; translated protein: MTDFVSTWNKDSFLTYPVGPLGLIAMPGTEEIGIKVNSWLKKWQDHTEESMPGDMSTTPGAERQDFLIDVNCPRFGNGEAKGMIKESIRGYDMYILCDPGAYNVEYEMFGRRVPMSPDEHFANLKRIIAAMGGKAKRVTVIMPMLYEGRQHRRSARESLDCAMALQELENMGVSNIITFDAHDPRVQNAIPTTGFESIMPSYQIFKALLKRDKTLRIDKEHMMIVSPDEGAIDRNIFYASVLGLDMGLFYKRRDYTRIVNGRNPIVAHEYLGDSVEGKDVFVADDMLSSGESIIDLAKELKKRKANRIFAGCTFALFTNGIDAFEEAYRNGFIDRVISTNLTYRKPELAETEWFIEADMSKYISFIIATLNHDRSLSKLLNPYDRIHALLKRYNNEQMAAGMRLV
- a CDS encoding trypsin-like peptidase domain-containing protein, which produces MRKIMNKKVLGVIALALVCVFAGTVIGASQPSANAEEKVVLTSPFTEAIAKVRDSVVGVNNYQIVNNNYGGYDNFGGYFPWSYFGGGYGNGYGNGYGNGYGYNQPDSSEEIKYGSGSGVVIEKEYVLTNYHVVEGAHSLKISIGDDDKNLYDATVVASDSDKDVAVLKVPGLPLEPVELGDSDELVIGDWVVNIGNPIGFTGTATAGIVSGLNREIESDNSKPDKYGKNTPVVNSMIQTDAAINSGNSGGGMFNTAGQLVGIPTLKYTGTRYSSNASVESIGMCIPINEAKDVIEAALTGKGNVEEGQQAATDSEGTTGGLTGKPRMGVTVSTVKDTNGQLPRGAYVVSVDEGSPAEAAGLKMGDIMVEVNGQVITTVTEEIEIISQLKEGDEVAVRVWRPENVSEDGRISTEGDYIDLTVKLAVVDEIAQ
- a CDS encoding GerMN domain-containing protein codes for the protein MKKGLSLLLALCLLLLLDGCAGRKIEDYQTPASTLPPAAARYTAPDGDGIVMENLKYQIYLPARDGLRLVSREVTIDAENLNDAVEKLMQQLLSYEGDTDAKPLGGSKPLELYGTHPIEISGGICTVNLTRAAKQLKLSEYYKHCLAISTTLCELNDINGVNILVEDESLPLDTPGYLPMGTLMGHAGESLPVLWEQMEAKKTPMTPTDKDPGKNPLNALATLYYPLPDGRGIACTIRMVNFAGQTPAQLTTKLMDEISSERRALSGGQIFPKLTELLLHDPVTSDLPDGGRLLTLSLREDAESVLEAAKTDLACCAAALTYTLTTFIPDISAVCIRIGDKAKTELKTNRFDPVIALSGMVKRSAVEQFLTSSVTVYFARNGILCECERPVAPRSVDSLRTQLCALMEGPDASEREEGIKETLPGTVREDDILGISAEGDTLLVNLSENFRTAILEQGEEKEALACYSMVNTLCKNTGTKRVRFFFEGAQVEYIAGTIYWAGEFMYNIGLAEKGLG
- a CDS encoding HAMP domain-containing protein codes for the protein MGLSFFVAATSLNGMVKDYLFEQRKRDDIAKTGKLAQKAAPLFQSVSSNELNDLLEEEAETMDGRLILIDNDGKIQYDTFQSLCGQRTQVDEVIRVLRGETVKDYGIHTPGKSVVEAMSGESAEYVAYSTYEMNGYKGRIGAAMFVSKIQSLVDSIERVEMQLLRVFAVIAVAALAFALLLSRLLTNPITAVSRTMRKMGKGDLSVRVPVRGSGELRELAENYNTMASQLESLDKTRNQFVSNASHELKTPLATMKILLESMIYEPDMPAEVRADFMKDMNHEIDRLTGIVTDLLVLTRMDNGEEMKRGIVNMTELTKETIHQLTPAAEKNNQTLTGDVQEELFLYGDKSKLSQILYNLMDNAIKYTPEEGRISVSLREEDGNIVWRVKDNGIGIPEEDLEHIFERFYRVDKARGRETGGTGLGLSIVKQMVRMHDGTITVESNPGKGSEFTVTFPQEGAES
- a CDS encoding response regulator transcription factor; amino-acid sequence: MGKRILLVDDEPLILKGLKYTLEQEGYETDSAMDGEEALSKFETGSFDLILLDVMLPKLDGIAVCQRIRERSDIPIIMLTAKGEDMDKILGLEYGADDYMTKPFNILEVKARIKTILRRVSGSVQQQEHRVIRVHDMEVNLIKRSVTLGGKDIKLTAKEFDLLQMFVTNRGTVFSREQMLETVWKYDYAGDARTVDVHIRRLREKIERDTSKPEFIFTKWGVGYYFTDQD